Proteins found in one Streptomyces sp. NBC_00461 genomic segment:
- a CDS encoding MFS transporter: protein MATAEPTRADDADPGPGTGPRIRVPVPREDSHEDGRTTPQVKQAVTHAVLALRERLLRHPVLSVTALSGVLHLVWFFTFANGGGDLAAQDAWAEFVGRHPDSAYNLAWYGGMHPVSYSMVSPYLMSVLGVRTTMMIAGTVSAGLLTMILIRSRSVKNPLWASLAGVFAFLCNAASGRVTFGLGTVFALGAVAVVFCWPYRWRYKRWAKALCAAPLAALATMSSPVAGLFVGLVAVALFLQKRRPGAWALGLSPAAVVAVSAWLFPFSGTQPMTIGSVILPFLSAVLVLVLVPKDWTTVRLTSAVYGLSVLAVWLVSSQIGSNITRLAMLFAGVALLAALPFTVPRSRKWYVTVMACVGFNGWIGFKAVDDVVHTTPAASWARELAPLVNELQDVGAEKGRVEVVPAASHREASALAPYVNLARGWNRQADMERNPLFYDDTLNSANYHEWLQRWSVHFVVLPKGKPDGDGGERERELVQRGMPYLKQMWGDTNWQLFKVTDPTPLAEPNAVVERAEQGEMTMQVKKAGRILIRIPYSPWLSIVDAQGKKLKSPQETQASKHRAENTPKTYDNVNGCLMETEEDANGDRWTMLNAPHPGTYRLAAPYTLPRGTPCPDELK, encoded by the coding sequence GTGGCCACTGCGGAGCCGACACGCGCAGACGACGCCGATCCGGGCCCGGGAACCGGCCCGCGAATACGCGTGCCCGTACCGCGCGAGGACAGCCACGAGGACGGTCGTACGACGCCGCAGGTGAAGCAGGCGGTGACACACGCCGTCCTCGCCCTGCGTGAGCGGCTCCTGCGGCACCCGGTGCTCTCGGTCACCGCCCTGTCCGGCGTACTGCACCTCGTCTGGTTCTTCACCTTCGCGAACGGCGGCGGCGACCTCGCGGCGCAGGACGCGTGGGCGGAGTTCGTCGGCCGGCACCCCGACTCGGCGTACAACCTCGCCTGGTACGGCGGTATGCACCCGGTGTCGTACAGCATGGTGTCGCCGTATCTGATGTCGGTGCTCGGCGTCCGTACGACGATGATGATCGCGGGGACGGTCTCGGCCGGTCTGCTCACGATGATCCTGATCCGCAGCCGGTCGGTGAAGAACCCGCTGTGGGCCTCGCTGGCGGGCGTCTTCGCGTTCCTGTGCAACGCGGCCTCGGGCCGGGTGACCTTCGGTCTGGGCACGGTGTTCGCGCTGGGCGCGGTCGCCGTCGTCTTCTGCTGGCCGTACAGGTGGCGCTACAAACGGTGGGCGAAGGCCCTGTGCGCGGCCCCGCTGGCCGCGCTGGCGACGATGTCGTCACCGGTCGCCGGTCTGTTCGTGGGGCTGGTCGCGGTCGCCCTGTTCCTGCAGAAACGCCGCCCCGGCGCCTGGGCCCTGGGGCTCAGCCCCGCCGCGGTGGTGGCTGTCTCGGCCTGGCTGTTCCCCTTCTCCGGCACCCAGCCGATGACGATCGGCTCGGTGATACTGCCGTTCCTGAGCGCGGTCCTCGTCCTCGTGCTCGTCCCGAAGGACTGGACGACGGTCCGCCTGACGTCCGCGGTGTACGGCCTCTCGGTCCTCGCGGTCTGGCTGGTCAGCTCGCAGATCGGCTCCAACATCACGCGCCTGGCGATGCTGTTCGCCGGCGTCGCGCTGCTCGCCGCGCTCCCGTTCACGGTCCCGCGCTCGCGGAAGTGGTACGTCACCGTGATGGCGTGCGTCGGCTTCAACGGCTGGATCGGCTTCAAGGCGGTCGACGACGTCGTGCACACCACTCCGGCCGCCTCCTGGGCGCGCGAGCTCGCGCCCCTCGTCAACGAGCTCCAGGACGTCGGCGCCGAGAAGGGACGGGTCGAGGTCGTCCCCGCCGCCTCCCACCGCGAGGCCTCCGCCCTCGCCCCCTACGTCAACCTGGCCCGCGGCTGGAACCGCCAGGCCGACATGGAGCGCAACCCCCTCTTCTACGACGACACGCTCAACTCGGCGAACTACCACGAGTGGCTGCAGCGCTGGTCCGTCCACTTCGTCGTCCTGCCGAAGGGCAAGCCGGACGGTGACGGCGGGGAGCGCGAGCGGGAGCTCGTCCAGCGGGGCATGCCGTATCTGAAGCAGATGTGGGGCGACACCAACTGGCAGCTGTTCAAGGTCACCGACCCCACCCCGCTCGCCGAGCCCAACGCCGTGGTCGAGCGTGCCGAGCAGGGCGAGATGACGATGCAGGTCAAGAAGGCCGGCCGGATCCTCATCCGCATCCCGTACTCGCCGTGGCTGAGCATCGTCGACGCCCAGGGCAAGAAGCTCAAGTCGCCCCAGGAGACGCAGGCGTCCAAGCACCGGGCCGAGAACACGCCGAAGACGTACGACAACGTCAACGGCTGTCTCATGGAGACGGAGGAGGACGCCAACGGCGACCGGTGGACCATGCTGAACGCTCCGCACCCGGGGACGTACCGGCTCGCGGCGCCCTACACGCTGCCGCGGGGCACGCCCTGCCCGGACGAGCTGAAATGA
- a CDS encoding D-alanyl-D-alanine carboxypeptidase, translated as MAGESPDRSKQRESSVEPTSGSTGPVPEARTEERTARDPRLAVARDAEASGGSASRESGETGEARARGGVDTATRVFSVRDVKTEGEVEGAGDPDGGPSDDSGDSGDSGDSGDSGTSAASSGDVSADDASAGPEVTDAPADDAADTPATDGDAGGPPGDDRLRAAVAAWVRSGDSQDPESATGPETATETAGADDSGDAGDADSASAENGQVDTDTGSESDSDTDAGDADEPEDSVPDEPEDSVPDEPEDSVPDEPEDSVPDESEGAATDEAEAEADETSGTVADDEGDAPGAADSPADADAEPDDDASAESQDGDPEGSAEDGAGAKHVDQPTAVFKLPAKSRQVDQPTTMLKLGAAAKAAEKDQGKDQAKDQAKSPAKAPGKTSEPSDAERTSTFVALKPLDEPPTRKPADATAQVPQVGPERTAQQPLPPKPPLDLLAELTNTPPPPETPVRTIVRRVKIWTPLVLLLVIVFAIVQAARPLPTPTLALTADDSYSFDGSKAALPWPTDGQGWMDVNGIGTMGNFGKQAGVPIGSVAKAMTAYIVLKDHPLKPGQEGEKITVDALAEKEGGYDKANESTLNTVKKGDVLTEKQALSAVMIPSANNIARLLARWDAGSEAAFIKKMNDTAKELGMKNTTYTDASGLKESTVSSAEDQVKLGNELVKIPALMDITKLPSWIDPSGKKWDNYNRLVPYNGAIGIKTGTTSKAGGNLLFAATKDVGGETVTVVGAILGQHTAPIIDTVNAVSKTAMLAAQDALTSTKILKKGDVVGYVDDQLGGHTPIVLTKDVTAVGWAGLKVRLSFAADDVPHTAKAGTRVGTLTVGDGTSGAVKVPVALQKDLAEPDFAAKLKRLG; from the coding sequence GTGGCGGGCGAGTCCCCCGACAGGTCGAAGCAGCGTGAGTCGTCGGTAGAACCGACGTCGGGGAGCACGGGCCCGGTTCCCGAAGCCCGCACCGAGGAACGCACGGCGCGTGATCCTCGCCTGGCCGTGGCCCGGGACGCCGAGGCGTCCGGCGGCTCGGCGTCCCGGGAGAGCGGGGAGACCGGCGAGGCCAGGGCGCGCGGAGGCGTGGACACGGCGACGCGGGTCTTCTCGGTACGGGATGTGAAGACGGAGGGCGAGGTCGAGGGCGCCGGGGACCCGGACGGCGGACCTTCGGACGACTCCGGCGACTCCGGCGACTCCGGGGATTCCGGGGATTCCGGGACGAGTGCCGCGAGCAGCGGAGACGTTTCCGCTGACGACGCCTCGGCCGGTCCTGAAGTGACCGACGCGCCGGCCGACGACGCTGCCGACACCCCCGCGACGGACGGTGACGCGGGCGGTCCGCCCGGTGACGACCGGCTGCGCGCGGCTGTGGCGGCCTGGGTTCGCTCCGGCGACTCCCAGGACCCGGAGAGCGCGACGGGCCCGGAGACGGCCACTGAGACAGCCGGAGCCGATGATTCCGGGGACGCCGGGGACGCGGACAGCGCTTCGGCGGAGAACGGTCAGGTCGACACCGACACCGGCTCCGAGTCCGACTCCGACACGGACGCCGGCGACGCGGACGAGCCCGAGGACTCCGTGCCGGACGAGCCCGAGGACTCCGTGCCCGACGAGCCCGAGGACTCCGTGCCCGACGAGCCCGAGGACTCCGTGCCGGACGAGTCCGAGGGTGCTGCGACGGACGAGGCCGAAGCGGAAGCGGACGAGACGTCCGGGACGGTTGCCGATGACGAGGGCGATGCCCCCGGGGCCGCCGACTCCCCGGCAGACGCCGACGCCGAACCCGACGATGACGCCTCGGCCGAGTCCCAGGACGGCGACCCCGAGGGGTCCGCCGAGGACGGAGCCGGTGCCAAGCACGTCGATCAGCCCACCGCCGTCTTCAAGCTCCCCGCCAAGTCGCGCCAGGTCGACCAGCCCACCACCATGCTCAAGCTCGGCGCCGCCGCCAAGGCCGCCGAGAAGGACCAGGGCAAGGACCAGGCCAAGGACCAGGCGAAGAGCCCCGCGAAGGCTCCGGGGAAGACCTCCGAGCCGTCCGACGCCGAGCGCACCAGCACCTTCGTAGCGCTCAAGCCGCTCGACGAGCCGCCCACGAGGAAGCCCGCGGACGCCACGGCCCAGGTGCCGCAGGTCGGGCCCGAGCGCACCGCCCAGCAGCCCCTGCCGCCGAAGCCGCCGCTGGATCTGCTGGCCGAGCTGACGAACACACCGCCGCCGCCGGAGACCCCGGTCCGGACGATCGTCCGCAGGGTCAAGATCTGGACCCCGCTGGTGCTGCTCCTCGTGATCGTCTTTGCGATCGTGCAGGCCGCGCGCCCGCTGCCCACCCCCACCCTCGCGCTGACCGCCGACGACTCGTACAGCTTCGACGGCAGCAAGGCCGCCCTCCCGTGGCCGACCGACGGCCAGGGCTGGATGGATGTCAACGGCATCGGCACGATGGGGAACTTCGGCAAGCAGGCCGGCGTCCCGATCGGCTCCGTCGCCAAGGCCATGACCGCGTACATCGTTCTCAAGGACCACCCGCTGAAGCCGGGCCAGGAGGGCGAGAAGATCACGGTCGACGCGCTGGCGGAGAAGGAGGGCGGCTACGACAAGGCCAACGAGTCCACCCTCAACACCGTCAAGAAGGGCGACGTCCTCACCGAGAAGCAGGCGCTGTCGGCCGTCATGATCCCGTCGGCCAACAACATCGCGCGCCTGCTGGCCCGTTGGGACGCGGGCTCCGAGGCGGCGTTCATCAAGAAGATGAACGACACCGCCAAGGAACTCGGCATGAAGAACACGACGTACACCGATGCGTCCGGTCTCAAGGAGAGCACCGTCTCCTCGGCCGAGGACCAGGTGAAGCTCGGCAACGAACTCGTGAAGATCCCGGCCCTGATGGACATCACCAAGTTGCCCAGCTGGATCGACCCGTCCGGCAAGAAGTGGGACAACTACAACCGGCTCGTCCCCTACAACGGCGCCATCGGCATCAAGACGGGTACCACCTCCAAGGCCGGCGGCAATCTCCTCTTCGCCGCCACCAAGGACGTCGGCGGCGAGACGGTCACCGTGGTCGGCGCGATCCTCGGCCAGCACACGGCGCCGATCATCGACACGGTCAACGCGGTCAGCAAGACGGCCATGCTCGCCGCGCAGGACGCTCTGACCTCGACGAAGATCCTCAAGAAGGGCGACGTCGTCGGGTACGTGGACGACCAGCTCGGCGGCCACACCCCGATCGTGCTCACCAAGGACGTCACGGCGGTCGGCTGGGCCGGCCTCAAGGTGAGGCTGTCCTTCGCCGCCGACGACGTACCGCACACCGCGAAGGCCGGCACCCGGGTGGGCACGCTCACCGTGGGCGACGGCACCAGCGGCGCGGTCAAGGTGCCGGTCGCGCTGCAGAAGGATCTCGCCGAGCCGGACTTCGCCGCCAAGCTGAAGCGCCTCGGCTGA
- a CDS encoding GOLPH3/VPS74 family protein, with amino-acid sequence MGRSRRTIPEELLLLALDPTTGTTAQPQSLDLGLAGAQLVELALAGRIAPDGDRIAVVAPRPTGDPTLDCALELLRRRGAPVRAVNWIGGPRLGLRQTYLSHLERCGMVHAVAGQMCGVLPTTRYQATDTEISREIKARLDSAIRTGVPPDPRTAALAALAHAVGLGKHLYPGNEGRSSRSRLRDLIRHDPMGGLVAHAVMDVQNGVAAQPRRSPAPAPAGRQAVGPGRSAPEPARGVPMQPHRGSMARVVAH; translated from the coding sequence ATGGGCAGGAGCCGCAGAACAATTCCGGAGGAGCTTCTGCTGCTGGCGTTGGACCCGACCACGGGTACCACCGCACAGCCGCAGTCGCTCGACCTCGGTCTGGCCGGAGCACAGCTAGTGGAGCTGGCGCTGGCCGGACGGATAGCCCCAGACGGGGATCGTATCGCCGTGGTAGCCCCACGGCCGACTGGAGATCCAACTTTGGACTGCGCGTTGGAGTTGCTGCGAAGGCGCGGCGCTCCCGTACGTGCGGTGAACTGGATTGGCGGGCCGCGTCTCGGGCTGCGCCAGACCTACCTCTCGCATCTGGAGCGGTGCGGCATGGTGCATGCCGTGGCGGGTCAGATGTGCGGAGTGCTGCCAACGACTCGCTACCAGGCGACGGACACCGAGATCAGCCGGGAGATCAAGGCCCGACTGGATTCCGCGATCCGCACCGGCGTACCGCCGGACCCGCGGACCGCTGCGCTCGCCGCCCTGGCACACGCGGTCGGCCTCGGCAAGCATCTGTACCCGGGCAACGAGGGCCGGTCCTCACGTTCCCGGTTGCGGGATCTGATCAGGCACGACCCGATGGGCGGCCTCGTGGCGCACGCCGTGATGGACGTCCAGAACGGCGTGGCGGCCCAGCCGCGCCGCAGCCCGGCACCGGCTCCGGCCGGCCGCCAGGCCGTAGGCCCGGGCAGGTCCGCACCGGAACCGGCTCGTGGCGTTCCGATGCAACCGCACCGCGGTTCGATGGCGCGCGTCGTGGCCCACTGA
- a CDS encoding helix-turn-helix domain-containing protein, producing the protein MASNVNPTVRRRRLGQELRRLRELKGMTAEEVAERLLVSQSKISRLENGRRSISQRDVRDLCGVYEVEDHRIVDSLMQMAKDSRQQGWWHSFGDIPYSVYIGLETDAASLRVYDPQVVPGLLQTRQYAEALIAGALPETAAADVEKRVQVRLRRQERITAPENPLRLWTVMDEAALRRVVGNRSLMRDQLEHLVEQSQLPHVTVQVIPFEMGAHPGLNGQYAILEFPDAADSSVVYIEGVTSDLYLEKANDVQKYSVMYEHLRAQALNPDQSRQFIADIAKDYAR; encoded by the coding sequence GTGGCGTCCAATGTCAATCCCACCGTCAGGCGACGCCGGTTGGGCCAGGAGCTGCGTCGGCTCCGTGAGCTCAAGGGCATGACGGCCGAGGAAGTGGCGGAGCGGCTGCTGGTGTCGCAGTCGAAGATCAGCCGGCTGGAGAACGGACGGCGCAGCATCAGCCAGCGCGACGTCCGCGACCTGTGCGGGGTGTACGAGGTGGAGGACCACCGGATCGTCGACTCGCTGATGCAGATGGCCAAGGACTCGCGCCAGCAGGGATGGTGGCACTCCTTCGGCGACATTCCCTACAGCGTGTACATCGGGCTGGAGACGGACGCGGCGAGCCTGCGGGTGTACGACCCCCAGGTCGTACCCGGTCTGCTCCAGACCCGGCAGTACGCGGAGGCACTGATCGCGGGCGCGTTGCCGGAGACGGCCGCCGCCGACGTCGAGAAGCGCGTCCAGGTGCGTCTGCGCCGGCAGGAACGAATCACCGCCCCGGAGAACCCGCTCCGGCTGTGGACGGTGATGGACGAGGCGGCGCTGCGCCGAGTGGTGGGCAACCGCTCGCTGATGCGCGATCAGCTGGAGCATCTCGTCGAGCAGTCTCAGCTGCCGCACGTCACCGTGCAGGTCATCCCCTTCGAGATGGGCGCCCACCCGGGACTCAACGGCCAGTACGCGATCCTGGAGTTCCCGGACGCGGCCGACTCCAGCGTGGTCTACATCGAGGGCGTCACGAGCGACCTGTATCTGGAGAAGGCCAACGACGTGCAGAAATACAGCGTGATGTACGAGCACCTGCGCGCGCAGGCCCTGAACCCGGACCAGTCACGGCAGTTCATCGCGGACATCGCGAAGGACTACGCGCGCTGA
- a CDS encoding DUF397 domain-containing protein, with protein sequence MAIRQGATDTWTKSSYSTGNGACVEIKSPVRAAMAVRDSKVHEGPVLAFPAAAWNIFVGSIKA encoded by the coding sequence ATGGCAATTCGTCAGGGCGCCACGGACACGTGGACCAAGTCCTCGTACTCCACTGGCAACGGCGCGTGCGTCGAGATCAAGTCCCCCGTCCGCGCGGCGATGGCCGTCCGGGACTCCAAGGTCCACGAGGGCCCCGTACTCGCCTTCCCGGCCGCCGCGTGGAACATCTTCGTCGGCTCGATCAAGGCGTAG
- a CDS encoding SDR family oxidoreductase: MSLLADRTVVVSGVGAGLGHQVAAAVVRDGGNAVLGARTEARLAKSAADIDPDGAHTAYRATDITDEAQCDALAALARERFGRIDAVVHVAAWDSYFGGIEDADFTTWQSVIDVNLLGSLRMTRACLPALKTCGGSVVFIGTQSSVAAPTQVKQAAYAASKGALTSAMYSLARELGPHRIRVNTVLPGWMWGPPVQAYVQFTAHTEGVPEPDVLKRLTTRMALPDLATDADVADAAVFLASDRARAITGQSLLVNAGELMR, from the coding sequence ATGTCGTTGCTCGCGGACAGGACGGTCGTGGTGTCGGGGGTGGGCGCCGGGCTCGGTCACCAGGTTGCGGCGGCCGTCGTGCGCGACGGAGGGAACGCGGTGCTCGGGGCGCGCACGGAGGCCCGTCTCGCCAAGAGCGCCGCCGACATCGATCCGGACGGGGCGCACACGGCGTACCGGGCGACCGACATCACGGACGAGGCGCAGTGCGACGCGCTGGCGGCGCTCGCCCGCGAGCGGTTCGGGCGGATCGACGCGGTCGTCCATGTGGCCGCCTGGGACAGCTACTTCGGCGGCATCGAGGACGCGGACTTCACGACCTGGCAGTCCGTGATCGACGTGAATCTGCTGGGGTCGCTGCGGATGACCCGGGCGTGCCTGCCGGCGCTGAAGACGTGCGGGGGCTCGGTGGTGTTCATCGGGACGCAGTCGTCGGTGGCGGCCCCCACACAGGTGAAACAGGCGGCGTACGCGGCCTCGAAAGGGGCGCTGACGAGCGCGATGTACTCGCTGGCGCGCGAACTCGGCCCGCACCGCATCCGCGTCAACACCGTTCTGCCGGGCTGGATGTGGGGACCTCCGGTCCAGGCCTACGTACAGTTCACGGCCCACACGGAAGGCGTCCCGGAGCCCGACGTCCTGAAACGGCTCACCACGCGCATGGCGCTGCCGGACCTCGCGACTGACGCGGACGTGGCGGACGCGGCCGTGTTCCTCGCCTCGGACCGGGCGCGCGCGATCACCGGGCAGTCGCTGCTGGTCAACGCGGGGGAGCTGATGCGCTGA
- a CDS encoding sodium:solute symporter family protein: MNSLDWAVLIGYFGVMVAIGVWSHKRVDNVSDFFTAGGKMPWWLSGISHHMSGYSAVMFTGYAGIAYTYGVTSFVTWSFPIALGIAIGSKLFAPRINRLRSRLHVASPLEYLKNRYDLKTQQALVWSGMLLKIVDVAAKWAAIATLLSVFTGVTLNQGILITGAITAVYCTIGGLWADALTELGQFVIQLLAGVSMFVAVVLKLNDKGIGFLDAWDEPALHGHGKALVGPYGTVFLLAFLFIKLFEYNGGMLNQAQRYMATGSAREAERSARLSAALWLVWPVVLFFPMWMSPLLVHAAKPDGSDSYGLMTEQLLPHGLLGLVIVGFFSHTMAMCSSDANAIAAVFTRDAAPVLSRRAREWGSRTALIAARVTTVVFLGLSMAVATQVNSPAFKDIITVVIKWVAGLMGPIAIPMMLGLLRGFRRSGPTAALTSWSMGLLAFWLVNYPINWSVDGGVPLEYQVSVPLAVSLVLYVLIGYLKPEDTPDRLAVIDRINTDDDSAAVAVPAPAGGVEDAVGRTTVKD; encoded by the coding sequence ATGAACAGTCTCGACTGGGCCGTCCTCATCGGCTACTTCGGCGTGATGGTGGCGATCGGCGTCTGGTCGCACAAGCGCGTGGACAACGTCAGCGACTTCTTCACGGCCGGCGGGAAGATGCCGTGGTGGCTGTCCGGCATCTCGCACCACATGTCGGGCTACAGCGCGGTGATGTTCACGGGCTACGCGGGCATCGCCTACACCTACGGCGTGACGTCCTTCGTCACCTGGTCCTTCCCGATCGCGCTGGGCATCGCCATCGGCTCGAAACTGTTCGCGCCGCGCATCAACCGACTGCGCTCCAGGCTCCATGTGGCCTCGCCCCTGGAGTACTTGAAGAACCGTTACGACCTCAAGACCCAGCAGGCGCTGGTCTGGTCCGGCATGTTGCTGAAGATCGTGGACGTGGCCGCGAAGTGGGCGGCGATCGCGACCCTGCTGTCCGTCTTCACCGGCGTCACGCTCAACCAGGGCATCCTCATCACCGGCGCGATCACCGCCGTCTACTGCACCATCGGCGGCCTGTGGGCGGACGCGCTGACCGAACTGGGCCAGTTCGTCATCCAGTTGCTGGCGGGCGTCTCGATGTTCGTCGCCGTCGTACTGAAACTGAACGACAAGGGCATCGGATTCCTCGACGCCTGGGACGAGCCGGCCCTGCACGGCCACGGCAAGGCCCTGGTCGGACCGTACGGAACCGTCTTCCTCCTGGCCTTCCTCTTCATCAAGCTCTTCGAGTACAACGGCGGCATGCTCAACCAGGCCCAGCGCTACATGGCGACGGGCAGCGCCCGCGAGGCCGAGCGCTCCGCGCGGCTGTCGGCGGCGCTGTGGCTGGTCTGGCCGGTGGTCCTCTTCTTCCCGATGTGGATGTCGCCGCTGCTGGTGCACGCCGCGAAGCCCGACGGTTCCGACTCGTACGGCCTGATGACCGAACAGCTGCTGCCGCACGGCCTGTTGGGCCTGGTCATCGTCGGCTTCTTCTCGCACACCATGGCCATGTGCTCCTCCGACGCCAACGCGATCGCGGCGGTGTTCACCCGGGACGCGGCGCCGGTGCTGTCCCGGCGGGCCCGGGAGTGGGGCAGTCGCACCGCCCTGATCGCGGCCCGTGTGACGACCGTGGTCTTCCTCGGCCTGTCCATGGCGGTGGCGACCCAGGTCAACTCCCCCGCCTTCAAGGACATCATCACCGTCGTCATCAAGTGGGTCGCGGGCCTGATGGGCCCGATCGCGATCCCGATGATGCTGGGCCTGCTGCGCGGGTTCCGCCGCTCCGGCCCGACGGCGGCGCTCACCAGCTGGTCGATGGGTCTGCTGGCCTTCTGGCTGGTCAACTACCCGATCAACTGGAGCGTCGACGGCGGCGTCCCGCTCGAATACCAGGTCTCGGTCCCGTTGGCCGTCTCCCTGGTCCTGTACGTCCTGATCGGCTATCTGAAGCCGGAGGACACCCCGGACCGCCTCGCTGTCATCGACCGCATCAACACGGACGACGACAGCGCGGCGGTCGCCGTACCGGCCCCGGCGGGCGGCGTGGAGGACGCGGTGGGCCGCACAACGGTGAAGGACTGA
- a CDS encoding DinB family protein, translating to MTASDPKADLLRYLQDARDALLWKLEGLSEYDARRPLTPTGTNLLGLVKHVTFVELGYLGDTFGRPSGRPQPWSADNPDPNNDMWATAEESREHIADGYRSAWAHSDATVEALPLDTVGTVPWWPDSNEITLHHALVRVIADTHRHAGHADILRENLDGAAGMRRDNSSLPSDDSAWWKEYRDRLERVAEEAARTAQDGRA from the coding sequence ATGACCGCATCCGATCCCAAGGCCGACCTCCTGCGCTATCTGCAGGACGCCCGTGACGCGCTCCTGTGGAAACTCGAAGGACTCTCGGAGTACGACGCCCGGCGCCCGCTGACGCCGACCGGCACCAACCTCCTGGGCCTGGTCAAGCATGTGACCTTCGTCGAACTGGGCTACCTGGGCGACACGTTCGGGCGTCCCTCCGGCAGACCGCAGCCCTGGTCCGCCGACAACCCCGATCCCAACAACGACATGTGGGCCACCGCCGAGGAATCGCGGGAGCACATCGCCGACGGCTACCGCAGCGCATGGGCCCACTCGGACGCGACCGTCGAAGCGCTGCCCCTGGACACGGTCGGCACGGTGCCCTGGTGGCCGGACAGCAACGAGATCACGCTGCACCACGCCCTGGTACGGGTCATCGCCGACACCCACCGGCACGCCGGACATGCCGACATCCTCCGCGAGAACCTGGACGGGGCCGCGGGCATGCGCCGGGACAACTCAAGCCTGCCGTCGGACGATTCGGCGTGGTGGAAGGAGTACCGGGACCGGCTGGAGCGGGTGGCCGAGGAAGCGGCTCGCACGGCGCAGGACGGCAGGGCGTAA
- a CDS encoding ADP-ribosylglycohydrolase family protein, whose amino-acid sequence MSATAGAIWGRAEQQDFRSRVRGALLGSALGDALGAPVDGLDLDEIRAAYGAEGVVDLAPAYGRRGAVTHLTQLTLFTVDGLIRAQVRRDTGAWHPPTDLHRAYLRWAATQRDWGPDERRKDDGWLAREEWLYARRDPARSLLLGFGDETMGTLDAPKNPGDVGPEATARSAPFGLLVGWEPQLVVQLAVECAAQTHGHPMAYLSAGAYAVIVHGLARGESLDGAVQRALALLAARPGHQSVSDALQHALGAVRQGMPTPARVAELAGDGTAEGVLAAAVYCALVAEDVRLGLCLAVNHDGPSGATGAVTGGLLGALHGETAVPPAWLAELEGRATLLELADDFAMEMTQGPALHGPAGSAPGWLARYPRGS is encoded by the coding sequence GTGAGTGCGACAGCCGGGGCCATATGGGGCCGTGCCGAGCAGCAGGACTTCCGCAGCCGGGTGCGGGGGGCCCTGCTCGGGTCCGCCCTCGGGGACGCCCTGGGAGCACCCGTCGACGGGCTGGATCTCGACGAGATCCGTGCGGCGTACGGCGCCGAGGGTGTCGTGGACCTCGCCCCCGCATACGGCAGACGCGGCGCCGTCACGCATCTCACGCAGCTCACCCTGTTCACCGTGGACGGGCTGATACGGGCCCAGGTGCGGCGGGACACGGGCGCCTGGCATCCGCCGACCGATCTGCACCGGGCGTATCTGCGCTGGGCGGCCACCCAGCGCGACTGGGGGCCCGACGAGCGCCGCAAGGACGACGGGTGGCTGGCGCGCGAGGAGTGGCTGTACGCCCGCCGGGACCCGGCCCGCTCACTGCTGCTCGGGTTCGGCGACGAGACCATGGGGACCCTGGACGCGCCCAAGAACCCGGGCGACGTCGGACCCGAGGCGACCGCACGCTCCGCGCCCTTCGGGCTGCTGGTCGGCTGGGAGCCGCAGCTGGTGGTCCAGCTGGCCGTCGAGTGCGCGGCGCAGACCCACGGGCATCCGATGGCCTACCTCTCGGCGGGGGCGTACGCCGTGATCGTGCACGGTCTGGCCCGTGGCGAGAGCCTCGACGGCGCCGTGCAGCGGGCGCTCGCGCTGCTGGCCGCGCGGCCGGGGCACCAGTCCGTCTCGGACGCGCTGCAGCACGCGCTGGGCGCGGTACGGCAGGGGATGCCGACACCGGCCCGGGTCGCCGAGCTGGCGGGGGACGGTACGGCGGAGGGGGTGCTGGCCGCCGCCGTGTACTGCGCGCTGGTCGCCGAGGACGTCCGGCTCGGGCTGTGCCTCGCCGTGAACCACGACGGCCCGTCCGGCGCGACGGGCGCCGTGACCGGCGGCCTCCTGGGCGCCCTGCACGGCGAGACCGCCGTCCCGCCGGCCTGGCTGGCCGAACTGGAGGGCCGCGCCACCCTCCTCGAACTGGCCGACGACTTCGCCATGGAGATGACCCAGGGCCCGGCCCTGCACGGGCCGGCCGGCTCCGCGCCGGGCTGGCTCGCCAGGTACCCGCGGGGCAGCTGA